Proteins from one Vanessa atalanta chromosome 15, ilVanAtal1.2, whole genome shotgun sequence genomic window:
- the LOC125069396 gene encoding armadillo repeat-containing protein 8-like, which translates to MQQLTIFMDIESSRSYIDELYSPNQEKIMDALVTLKNSVIGSNRQKSSVIEQGIVPRLLQLMTDDCLDPNIRLEATITIGSLAKGTPENVASLVDQGTTIVLVELLKIVPTGTRLAEACLCALRSIFQQPPAPISALPADMRLLTRLTQIAREGSPTARACVVRILSIWCSGPIEQEALCAAGACAAVAALLASRGFSSPPLARALPALDLLAAMCFENANVSQVALNTRFGDKTIPELLTTLVSRDKPLAIAMGAARCLTFIHRAGALTADDTRVVFGALPCLARLCTKDMPEDIRATAAETLAYLAEVDTSLQRLAAISNHLMSSLADIVNCPSAAAKQGAFKCFASLGANDEDIRKRIIETHGLMVHVVNGMNNPEPSVRLAAVRCLHSLSRSVQQLRTTFQDHSVWRPLMQLLNDSPGTELLTVGSSTLCNLLLEFSPAKEPMLDQGAVEMLCNLTKRPEAALRLNGIWALMNMAFQAEQKVKQRILCCLGTEQMFRLLGDGDTRVIMKTLGLLRNLLSTRHHIDAIMAEYSSQVMQAVIVVLEGSYPAEVKEQALCILGNIGDGEKAKDLIMANEDVLRKLVDYLAHPESKLQEAALFVAGNLVWRGEAGAAARQARLADLGVLRALKLLRARHDAHHLHEKVKTALAQFNDFT; encoded by the exons ATGCAGCAGCTCACTATATTTAtg GATATTGAAAGTTCACGTTCCTACATCGACGAGCTCTACTCGCCGAATCAGGAGAAAATCATGGATGCCTTGGTTACACTGAAGAATTCTGTGATAGGTAGCAACAGGCAAAAGAGTTCTGTAATCGAACAAGGGATAGTACCTAGATTATTGCAATTGATGACGGACGATTGCCTCGATCCGAACATAAGACTCGAAGCAACAATTACAATCG GTTCCTTAGCAAAAGGCACACCAGAGAATGTAGCATCATTAGTCGATCAAGGCACAACCATAGTACTTGTAGAATTATTAAAGATAGTGCCAACTGGTACAAGATTAGCTGAAGCTTGTCTATGTGCTTTAAGGAGTATCTTTCAGCAACCTCCAGCACCAATATCAGCATTGCCTGCTGATATGAGACTTTTGACCAGGTTAACAC AAATAGCACGTGAAGGTTCACCGACGGCACGAGCTTGTGTAGTTCGCATTCTGTCAATATGGTGCAGTGGTCCCATAGAACAAGAAGCACTATGTGCAGCCGGCGCATGCGCAGCTGTAGCGGCGTTGCTGGCCAGCAGAGGCTTCTCATCACCACCTTTAGCAAGAGCACTCCCTGCGCTTGACTTGTTAGCAGCCATGTGCTTTGAAAATGCTAATGTTTCACAAGTTGCTCTCAATACGAG GTTTGGAGATAAAACAATCCCCGAATTGCTCACAACTCTCGTGTCCAGAGACAAACCACTGGCAATTGCTATGGGTGCTGCAAGATGTCTTACTTTCATACATAGAGCTGGAGCGTTGACGGCTGATGATACCAG aGTTGTCTTTGGAGCTTTACCATGTCTCGCTCGGCTTTGTACGAAAGATATGCCCGAAGATATTCGAGCAACAGCAGCTGAAACGCTAGCGTACTTAGCAGAA GTGGACACGTCCCTACAAAGACTAGCGGCAATATCCAACCATCTGATGAGCTCGCTGGCGGACATCGTGAACTGCCCGTCCGCGGCCGCCAAGCAAGGCGCCTTCAAGTGCTTCGCGTCGCTCGGCGCCAACGACGAGGACATCCGCAAGCGCATCATCGAGACCCACGGCCTCATGGTGCACGTCGTCAACGGCATGAACAACCCCGAGCCCTCC gtGCGATTAGCAGCTGTGAGATGTCTGCATTCGCTCTCAAGGTCAGTTCAACAGTTACGGACGACATTTCAG GACCATTCGGTCTGGAGACCGTTAATGCAACTCCTGAATGATTCACCTGGAACAGAACTTCTAACAGTGGGGTCATCAACTCTATGCAACCTCCTGCTGGAATTCTCTCCAGCAAAAGAGCCCATGTTAGACCAAG GTGCTGTGGAAATGTTGTGTAACTTGACAAAGAGGCCAGAGGCAGCTTTAAGATTAAATGGAATTTGGGCACTTATGAATATGGCTTTCCAg GCGGAGCAAAAGGTAAAGCAGCGCATCCTGTGCTGCCTGGGCACGGAGCAGATGTTCCGGCTGCTGGGCGACGGAGACACGCGCGTCATCATGAAGACGCTGGGCCTGCTGCGGAACCTGCTCTCCACGAGACATCACATCGACGCCATCATGGCGGAGTACTCCTCGCAGGTCATGCAG GCAGTCATAGTAGTACTAGAGGGTTCCTATCCAGCTGAAGTGAAAGAGCAAGCGCTGTGCATTTTGGGAAATATCGGCGATGGAGAAAAGGCAAAAGATCTTATAATGGCTAACGAGGATGTGTTAAGGAAACTTGTAGATTATTTA GCACACCCCGAGAGCAAGCTGCAGGAAGCGGCGCTGTTCGTGGCCGGAAACTTAGTGTGGCGCGGAGAGGCCGGCGCCGCCGCGCGCCAGGCGCGACTCGCGGACCTCGGCGTGCTGCGCGCGCTCAAGCTGCTGCGCGCGCGCCACGACGCGCACCACCTGCACGAGAA AGTGAAAACAGCGCTCGCACAGTTCAACGACTTCACATAG